The Setaria viridis chromosome 6, Setaria_viridis_v4.0, whole genome shotgun sequence genome contains a region encoding:
- the LOC140220065 gene encoding pentatricopeptide repeat-containing protein At2g29760, chloroplastic-like — protein MANSLATQKERHDLLTSHVRFLCNVGFSVGQQFSVSSNRLPAVTHPLCAISRFLTPLSLMSTISQIIVGKSKPFYIAKSSFPGNKCILSIPIAHLSHCHIPLLLSRAIVSGLLLKLPLVHSVLRSLSSGPVPSLSLSFLSLLRHSGYMTLDNYSLNIALSATARLPSVSVGAQLHSLSVKLGLVSDTFVLNSLINMYSSCSYPATARLVLDSAPQGACDAVSWNTIIAGYLRGGMPNKALQAFGEMAKEQVRLDDVTLLNALVASARTGTVKVGRLCHALALVNGVGINCYMGSSLISMYAKCGLVEDARKVFDGMHERNVVCWTSMISGYTQLGKFKEAVELFRDMQISGMEADDATIATVVSSCAQMGALDLGCYVHAYCDVHGLGKELSVKNSLIDMYSKCGDIKKAYEIFSGLTKRDVFSWTAMIMGFAVNGLCGEALDLFAQMEGEGKVMPNEVTFLGVLTSCSHGGLLEQGYHHFQRMSMVYHLTPRIEHYGCMVDLLGRAKLLTEAAQFIKEMPIAPDVVVWRSLLFACRACGEVGLAEYVAERILELEPKKCAGHVLLSNVYATTSRWGDVNKLRTSMDGSRMSKQPGCSFIEVDGCVHEFFAGDESHLETEAIYNILLGINELLVAESLLA, from the coding sequence ATGGCCAACAGTCTGGCCACGCAGAAAGAAAGACATGATCTATTGACCTCTCACGTCAGGTTCCTTTGCAATGTAGGTTTCAGTGTCGGACAACAATTTTCTGTATCCTCCAATCGCTTGCCTGCAGTGACACATCCACTTTGCGCAATTTCTCGCTTTTTGACCCCGTTGTCTTTAATGAGCACAATTTCACAAATAATCGTTGGGAAATCAAAGCCCTTCTACATTGCCAAAAGTTCTTTCCCTGGAAACAAATGTATCCTTTCAATTCCAATCGCACACCTTTCCCATTGCCAtattcccctcctcctctcccgtgCAATCGTTTCGGGTCTTCTCCTCAAGCTACCCCTTGTCCACTCTGTCCTTCGATCTCTCTCCTCAGGTCCTGTCCCATCTCtatccctctccttcctctccctgcTCCGCCACTCTGGATATATGACCCTTGATAACTACTCCCTCAACATTGCTCTCTCTGCCACTGCTCGCCTCCCATCTGTTTCTGTTGGTGCGCAGCTTCATTCCCTTTCTGTCAAACTCGGTTTGGTTTCTGATACATTTGTCCTTAATTCTCTTATCAACATGTACTCATCTTGTAGCTATCCAGCTACTGCAAGACTAGTTCTTGACTCTGCTCCCCAAGGAGCTTGTGATGCAGTTTCTTGGAACACAATAATTGCTGGATACCTACGAGGTGGGATGCCCAATAAAGCTCTGCAGGCTTTTGGTGAAATGGCCAAGGAGCAAGTTAGGCTGGATGATGTCACATTGCTGAATGCGCTCGTTGCTTCTGCCAGGACAGGCACAGTGAAGGTCGGGAGGCTGTGTCATGCTTTAGCTCTGGTGAATGGGGTTGGAATCAATTGTTATATGGGATCCTCTCTGATTAGTATGTATGCAAAGTGTGGACTGGTTGAAGATGCTCGCAAGGTGTTTGATGGAATGCATGAGAGAAATGTGGTTTGCTGGACATCAATGATTTCTGGGTACACACAGTTGGGTAAGTTTAAAGAGGCTGTTGAGCTTTTTAGGGACATGCAAATTTCTGGAATGGAGGCTGATGATGCTACTATTGCTACTGTTGTGTCTTCATGCGCCCAAATGGGAGCACTTGACTTAGGATGTTATGTTCATGCTTACTGTGACGTTCATGGTTTAGGGAAGGAGCTTTCTGTGAAGAATTCACTGATTGATATGTACTCAAAGTGTGGGGATATAAAAAAGGCTTATGAGATATTCAGTGGGTTGACCAAGCGAGATGTGTTTTCTTGGACGGCAATGATAATGGGCTTTGCTGTTAATGGCCTCTGTGGTGAAGCACTAGATTTGTTTGCTCAGATGGAAGGAGAGGGTAAGGTTATGCCAAATGAGGTCACTTTCTTGGGTGTCCTTACTTCTTGCAGCCATGGAGGGTTACTGGAACAAGGGTACCATCACTTTCAGCGTATGTCCATGGTCTACCATCTTACACCGAGGATCGAACACTATGGATGCATGGTTGATCTCTTGGGCCGTGCAAAACTATTGACAGAGGCGGCACAGTTTATTAAAGAGATGCCTATTGCTCCAGATGTGGTAGTATGGCGGTCGTTGTTGTTTGCCTGCAGAGCTTGTGGAGAGGTAGGACTTGCAGAATATGTAGCAGAAAGGATCCTAGAATTGGAGCCAAAAAAGTGTGCAGGGCATGTTTTACTTTCTAATGTCTATGCTACTACATCAAGGTGGGGTGATGTGAATAAGTTGCGGACATCTATGGATGGCAGTAGGATGAGTAAGCAGCCTGGTTGCTCATTCATTGAAGTGGACGGATGTGTGCATGAGTTCTTTGCAGGAGATGAATCACACCTTGAGACAGAAGCTATATATAATATTCTTTTGGGGATTAATGAGCTATTGGTAGCAGAGTCCTTACTCGCATGA
- the LOC117860464 gene encoding probable protein S-acyltransferase 7 isoform X1, whose product MQGKAQLSDSNRRIMEVDAPPRRVYQAWKGSNLFFLGGRLIFGPDVRSLVLTVCLIVVPVIFFAAAVCPQLGNEFRSQIGGWVASVAIIFTAYILVVLFLTSGRDPGIIPRNAHPPEPEDIGESSNLPDWPGGQHGSTGLPLTRDVLVNGISVKVKYCHTCMLYRPPRCSHCSICNNCVERFDHHCPWVGQCIGKRNYRFFFMFVSSTTILCLYVFAFSWVNLRRIMDMHECKIGRALLKSPISGLLILYTFIAVWFVGGLTSFHLYLISTNQTTYENFRYRYDRKTNPYNLGVGQNFIDVLFSRIPSSKNNFRAKVKEDSATFTSSLSMGRVLSPPKMSMDLEMGMKRQAVDAEDLEDLHSQIGSAMGLERCGTEPPHIVGRKGCSEISSDIEAFAEEFATERGFSERKKIERHTNDDS is encoded by the exons ATGCAGGGGAAGGCGCAGCTCTCGGATTCCAACCGGCGGATCATGGAGGtcgacgcgccgccgcggcgggtgTACCAGGCGTGGAAAGGCAGCAAT TTGTTTTTCCTTGGAGGGAGACTTATCTTTGGGCCAGATGTGAGGTCGCTCGTGCTCACAGTATGTTTGATTGTAGTCCCAGTGATCTTCTTTGCTGCCGCCGTTTGTCCACAGCTTGGTAATGAGTTCCGCAGTCAAATTGGAGGTTGGGTTGCATCTGTAGCTATCATCTTTACAGCATAT ATTCTTGTTGTTCTATTTCTCACATCTGGCCGTGATCCTGGAATTATTCCTCGAAATGCTCATCCCCCAGAGCCTGAAGACATTGGTGAATCCTCCAACTTACCAGATTGGCCAGGTGGTCAGCATGGTTCAACAGGTTTACCACTTACCAGGGATGTTCTTGTCAATGGCATTTCGGTCAAGGTCAAATATTGTCATACATGTATGCTCTACCGCCCACCAAGGTGCTCCCATTGCTCAATCTGCAACAACTGTGTAGAACGTTTTGATCACCACTGCCCTTGGGTAGGCCAGTGCATTGGAAAG AGGAACTACCGATTTTTCTTCATGTTTGTGTCTTCGACTACTATACTATGCTTATACGTGTTTGCATTCAGCTGGGTTAATCTCAGGAGAATTATGGACATGCATGAATGTAAAATTGGTAGAGCTCTTTTAAAGTCTCCTATCTCTGGCCTTCTCATCCTATATACATTTATTGCTGTGTGGTTTGTAGGAGGATTGACCTCATTCCACCTCTACTTGATTTCTACAAATCAG aCTACTTATGAGAACTTCCGATACCGCTATGACCGGAAAACAAATCCATACAACCTTGGAGTGGGCCAGAATTTCATCGATGTCTTATTTTCAAGGATCCCCAGCTCAAAAAATAATTTCAGAGCAAAAGTTAAGGAGGATTCTGCAACCTTCACGTCATCCCTCAGTATGGGACGGGTTCTAAGTCCGCCCAAGATGAGCATGGACCTTGAGATGGGCATGAAAAGGCAAGCCGTAGACGCAGAGGACTTGGAAGACTTGCACAGCCAGATCGGCAGTGCTATGGGGCTGGAGAGATGTGGCACTGAACCCCCGCATATTGTTGGTCGAAAGGGCTGCTCTGAGATTTCATCGGACATAGAGGCATTCGCAGAAGAGTTTGCCACGGAGCGTGGGTTCAGTGAGAGGAAAAAGATTGAGCGACACACAAATGATGATTCATAG
- the LOC117860464 gene encoding probable protein S-acyltransferase 7 isoform X2, protein MRWKFLAIFVAAILFTASTMILVVLFLTSGRDPGIIPRNAHPPEPEDIGESSNLPDWPGGQHGSTGLPLTRDVLVNGISVKVKYCHTCMLYRPPRCSHCSICNNCVERFDHHCPWVGQCIGKRNYRFFFMFVSSTTILCLYVFAFSWVNLRRIMDMHECKIGRALLKSPISGLLILYTFIAVWFVGGLTSFHLYLISTNQTTYENFRYRYDRKTNPYNLGVGQNFIDVLFSRIPSSKNNFRAKVKEDSATFTSSLSMGRVLSPPKMSMDLEMGMKRQAVDAEDLEDLHSQIGSAMGLERCGTEPPHIVGRKGCSEISSDIEAFAEEFATERGFSERKKIERHTNDDS, encoded by the exons ATGCGTTGGAAATTTTTAGCCATCTTTGTGGCAGCAATCTTATTCACTGCTTCTACCATG ATTCTTGTTGTTCTATTTCTCACATCTGGCCGTGATCCTGGAATTATTCCTCGAAATGCTCATCCCCCAGAGCCTGAAGACATTGGTGAATCCTCCAACTTACCAGATTGGCCAGGTGGTCAGCATGGTTCAACAGGTTTACCACTTACCAGGGATGTTCTTGTCAATGGCATTTCGGTCAAGGTCAAATATTGTCATACATGTATGCTCTACCGCCCACCAAGGTGCTCCCATTGCTCAATCTGCAACAACTGTGTAGAACGTTTTGATCACCACTGCCCTTGGGTAGGCCAGTGCATTGGAAAG AGGAACTACCGATTTTTCTTCATGTTTGTGTCTTCGACTACTATACTATGCTTATACGTGTTTGCATTCAGCTGGGTTAATCTCAGGAGAATTATGGACATGCATGAATGTAAAATTGGTAGAGCTCTTTTAAAGTCTCCTATCTCTGGCCTTCTCATCCTATATACATTTATTGCTGTGTGGTTTGTAGGAGGATTGACCTCATTCCACCTCTACTTGATTTCTACAAATCAG aCTACTTATGAGAACTTCCGATACCGCTATGACCGGAAAACAAATCCATACAACCTTGGAGTGGGCCAGAATTTCATCGATGTCTTATTTTCAAGGATCCCCAGCTCAAAAAATAATTTCAGAGCAAAAGTTAAGGAGGATTCTGCAACCTTCACGTCATCCCTCAGTATGGGACGGGTTCTAAGTCCGCCCAAGATGAGCATGGACCTTGAGATGGGCATGAAAAGGCAAGCCGTAGACGCAGAGGACTTGGAAGACTTGCACAGCCAGATCGGCAGTGCTATGGGGCTGGAGAGATGTGGCACTGAACCCCCGCATATTGTTGGTCGAAAGGGCTGCTCTGAGATTTCATCGGACATAGAGGCATTCGCAGAAGAGTTTGCCACGGAGCGTGGGTTCAGTGAGAGGAAAAAGATTGAGCGACACACAAATGATGATTCATAG
- the LOC117861973 gene encoding uncharacterized protein has product MKSIGKAAEFLRKAVGALRGKAAVLRARLLFLASLRRRMVVVAGISRHIRALAPRQEGKQGREKAAAQCRRGEAVAPAADDGEHNNHVVGLPELARLFEQVANEDGGDGGYADDCALTLRLLFDDEGNERRAAGGFAVVDGLDVDEDDDEPSVIDVIRSRREGDGLEFRIEDEIDQAADMYITRVRRRIMNAQTELGASGIE; this is encoded by the coding sequence ATGAAGAGCATTGGCAAGGCGGCCGAGTTCCTGAGGAAGGCGGTGGGCGCGCTGCGGGGGAAGGCCGCCGTGCTCCGAGCCCGCCTCCTATTCCTCGCCTCGCTCCGCCGCAGGATGGTGGTGGTCGCCGGGATATCCCGCCACATCCGCGCGCTCGCACCGCGCCAGGAGGGCAAGCAGGGccgggagaaggcggcggcgcagtgcaGGCGCGGCGAGGCCGTCGCGCCGGCCGCGGACGACGGCGAGCACAATAACCACGTCGTCGGCCTCCCCGAGCTGGCTCGCTTGTTCGAACAAGTAGCcaacgaggacggcggcgacggcggctacGCCGATGACTGTGCGCTCACGCTGCGCTTGCTGTTCGACGACGAGGGCAACGAGCGCCGTGCTGCCGGCGGCTTCGCCGTCGTGGACGGgctcgacgtcgacgaggaTGATGACGAGCCGTCGGTGATCGACGTCATCAGGAGCCGCCGGGAAGGCGACGGCCTGGAGTTCAGGATCGAGGACGAGATCGACCAGGCCGCCGACATGTACATCACCAGGGTCCGCCGCCGGATCATGAACGCGCAAACGGAGCTTGGAGCCAGTGGCATCGAGTAG